A stretch of Microtus pennsylvanicus isolate mMicPen1 chromosome 5, mMicPen1.hap1, whole genome shotgun sequence DNA encodes these proteins:
- the Glrx3 gene encoding glutaredoxin-3 isoform X2, protein MLFMKGTPQEPRCGFSKQMVEILHKHNIQFSSFDIFSDEEVRQGLKTYSNWPTYPQLYVSGELIGGLDIIKELEASEELDTICPKAPKLEERLKVLTNKASVMLFMKGNKQEAKCGFSKQILEILNSTGVEYETFDILEDEEVRQGLKTFSNWPTYPQLYVRGDLVGGLDIVKELKDNGELLPILKGEN, encoded by the exons atgctgttcATGAAGGGAACACCTCAAGAACCACGCTGTG GTTTCAGCAAGCAGATGGTGGAAATccttcacaaacacaatatccAGTTCAGCAGTTTTGATATCTTCTCAGATGAGGAAGTTCGACAGGGGCTCAAAACATACTCTAATTGGCCCACCTATCCTCAGCTCTATGTTTCTGGAGAGCTCATAGGAGGACTTGACATAATTAAG GAGCTGGAAGCATCAGAAGAACTAGATACAATTTGTCCCAAAGCTCCCAAGTTAGAGGAGAG GCTCAAAGTGCTGACCAATAAAGCTTCTGTGATGCTCTTTatgaaaggaaacaaacag gaaGCAAAATGTGGATTCAGCAAACAAATTCTGGAAATACTGAATAGTACTGG GGTTGAATATGAAACTTTCGATATACTGGAGGATGAAGAA GTGCGGCAGGGATTAAAAACATTCTCAAACTGGCCAACCTACCCTCAGCTGTATGTGAGAGGGGATCTTGTTGGAGGATTGGATATTGTTAAG gaACTGAAAGACAATGGTGAATTACTGCCTATATTGAAAGGAGAAAATTAG